A region from the Brettanomyces bruxellensis chromosome 4, complete sequence genome encodes:
- a CDS encoding uncharacterized protein (BUSCO:EOG09260E8K): protein MTSVANKLTTHNNFSASSFDNVEETELEGSGYKSEAFAGKKEQMAKVMDELDKSGLIPESLIEHETNWFYKELGIDDTFFSAVSVKDIACDILGLYSAKVDAFARGNGVSGAEAAEDTHFSYKKIGEDHSAFFASGPAAAEFDLEIDEKFLDRADASFRVESFVSELPNGTKLQCSFVYRCVFSGSKSPDGTIESVSDVVFAKTASAHTKGLYKEVLDEMKTTDGAVVKHYAVAASGEQRIVIGYPKGSSPQYNSALSALAKYYGVVVKRKYVENFAEGSTVVTLYIEHSEKYSADTIIYQITREASLLYCIPNNTFHTQFVAGKMSAQECIFAHCGAVFVTHFLNRLGPEYSELKKTLKGSTEDVELLARLKERLTSETYSPEYISECVKQHLAVVRRLYRVFMDTHYTTSSLEKTLSYKRASQAESIDSDDQFDQIVEDECATNKGHALVLRALYTFTKSILKTNFFVTSKLAISFRLRPTFLPKEEYPNTPFGMFFVVGSDFRGFHVRFRDIARGGIRIVKSASADAYAKNRRTMFDENYGLASTQQRKNKDIPEGGCKGVILLDAGSAQNKVKECFQKYIDAILDLLIKDPAKEKIVDLYGEPEMLFMGPDENTADLVDWATLHAKKRGAKLGFPWKAFFTGKSPELGGIPHDKYGMTTLSVREYITGTYKKLGITDWSKINKLQMAGGDGDLGSNEIKFSGDERYVGLVDGFGAIVDEDGIDKKELLRLAEQRLGNNKFDRSKLGPKGYAVMIDENNVKTPGGKVIKNGLQFRNNFHLMIPEIYPRKDFVNLFVPCGGRPASINANNVHLLLDDKTGKSIVPIIVEGANLFITQPAKIILEKAGAVVFKDASTNKGGVTSSSMEVLAALSLDDDQFKHNMCLDAESGELPAFYKTYVKQDEANIVEKAKLEFNLLWKLKEETGKTFSELSDTLSVAINTLADQLRESDELWKQDLSFRNHVIAAAVPPVLLQTVGIDALVRRIPDAYLKAMFATKLAGEFVYTRGVHPNPATFLQFISELKEKYEKV, encoded by the coding sequence ATGACATCAGTTGCCAACAAGCTAACCACGCACAATAACTTCAGTGCCTCGTCCTTTGACAATGTGGAGGAAACAGAGTTGGAGGGTTCAGGCTACAAGTCCGAGGCATTCGCCGGCAAGAAGGAGCAGATGGCCAAGGTGATGGATGAGTTGGATAAATCAGGCTTGATCCCAGAGTCGCTTATTGAGCACGAGACCAACTGGTTCTACAAGGAGTTGGGCATCGATGACACGTTCTTTTCGGCAGTGTCGGTGAAGGACATTGCGTGCGACATTTTGGGGCTTTACTCGGCCAAAGTGGACGCATTTGCACGGGGAAACGGGGTTTCGGGAGCAGAGGCAGCTGAAGATACCCATTTCAGCTACAAGAAGATTGGCGAGGACCACTCGGCCTTCTTTGCCTCGGGACCGGCAGCTGCTGAGTTCGATCTTGAGATCGACGAGAAGTTCCTCGACAGGGCAGATGCCAGCTTCAGAGTTGAGTCATTTGTGTCGGAGTTACCAAACGGGACGAAACTCCAGTGCAGCTTCGTGTATCGGTGTGTTTTCAGCGGCTCGAAGTCGCCTGATGGCACAATTGAATCGGTGAGCGACGTTGTTTTCGCCAAAACAGCATCCGCACACACCAAGGGCCTCTACAAGGAGGTTTTGGACGAGATGAAGACCACAGACGGTGCTGTGGTGAAGCACTATGCGGTGGCAGCAAGCGGGGAACAGCGGATCGTGATTGGCTATCCAAAGGGATCGTCTCCACAGTACAATTCGGCTCTCTCGGCACTTGCCAAGTACTACGGGGTGGTTGTGAAGCGGAAGTACGTGGAAAACTTTGCTGAGGGATCAACGGTGGTGACTTTGTACATCGAGCACTCGGAAAAGTACTCAGCAGACACAATTATCTACCAGATCACGCGCGAGGCATCGTTGTTGTACTGCATTCCAAACAACACGTTCCACACGCAGTTTGTGGCGGGCAAAATGTCGGCCCAGGAGTGCATCTTTGCACACTGTGGTGCCGTTTTCGTGACCCACTTCCTCAACAGGCTTGGCCCGGAGTACAGCGAGCTCAAGAAGACGCTTAAGGGCTCGACGGAGGACGTTGAACTCCTCGCACGGTTGAAAGAGAGGCTCACTTCGGAGACTTACAGCCCAGAGTACATCTCAGAGTGCGTGAAGCAGCACTTGGCGGTGGTCCGGAGGCTGTACCGGGTGTTTATGGACACGCACTACACGACTTCGTCGCTGGAGAAGACGTTGTCGTACAAGCGGGCGTCGCAGGCtgagtcgatcgactcgGACGACCAGTTCGACCAGATCGTCGAGGACGAGTGTGCCACGAACAAAGGTCACGCACTTGTGTTGAGGGCCTTATACACCTTTACGAAGAGCATTCTTAAGACGAATTTCTTCGTGACATCGAAGTTGGCGATCTCGTTCCGGTTGCGGCCGACGTTTTTGCCCAAGGAGGAGTACCCAAACACTCCATTCGGCATGTTTTTCGTCGTTGGCTCGGACTTCCGGGGCTTCCACGTGCGTTTCCGCGATATTGCAAGGGGTGGAATCCGTATCGTGAAATCTGCATCTGCAGATGCGTACGCCAAGAACAGACGGACGATGTTTGACGAGAATTACGGGTTGGCCAGCACGCAGCAGAGGAAGAACAAGGATATTCCAGAAGGTGGATGCAAGGGTGTGATCTTGCTCGATGCGGGCAGTGCACAGAATAAGGTCAAGGAGTGCTTCCAGAAGTACATCGACGCGATCTTGGACTTGTTGATCAAGGACCCAGCCAAGGAGAAGATTGTGGACTTGTACGGCGAGCCGGAGATGTTGTTCATGGGCCCGGACGAGAACACGGCCGATCTTGTGGACTGGGCTACGTTGCACGCCAAGAAGAGAGGTGCCAAGCTCGGATTCCCATGGAAGGCCTTCTTCACGGGAAAATCGCCGGAGTTGGGCGGAATTCCGCACGATAAGTACGGTATGACCACGTTGAGTGTGCGTGAGTACATCACGGGCACGTACAAGAAGCTTGGAATCACAGACTGGTCGAAGATCAACAAGTTGCAGATGGCAGGTGGAGACGGAGACTTGGGTTCGAACGAGATCAAGTTTTCTGGTGATGAGCGGTACGTGGGTTTGGTTGATGGCTTTGGTGCAATTGTCGACGAGGACGGAATCGACAAGAAGGAGTTGTTGCGTCTTGCTGAGCAGAGGTTGGGCAACAACAAGTTTGATCGCTCGAAGCTCGGCCCAAAGGGATATGCGGTGATGATTGACGAGAACAACGTCAAGACTCCAGGTGGAAAAGTCATCAAGAACGGATTGCAGTTCAGAAACAACTTCCACTTGATGATTCCAGAGATCTACCCTCGCAAGGATTTCGTCAACTTGTTTGTTCCATGTGGAGGACGTCCTGCCTCCATCAATGCAAACAACGTCCATCTGCTCTTGGACGACAAGACGGGCAAGTCGATCGTCCCGATCATCGTCGAGGGCGCCAACTTGTTCATCACGCAGCCTGCCAAGATCATTCTCGAGAAAGCAGGTGCCGTGGTGTTCAAGGATGCCTCCACAAACAAGGGAGGTGTCACGTCTTCCTCGATGGAGGTGTTGGCAGCCTTGTCTTTGGATGATGACCAGTTCAAGCACAATATGTGCCTAGACGCCGAGTCCGGAGAGCTCCCAGCCTTCTACAAGACCTACGTGAAGCAGGACGAGGCCAACATCGTCGAAAAGGCCAAGTTGGAGTTCAATCTCTTGTGGAAGTTGAAGGAGGAGACCGGCAAGACCTTCAGCGAGTTGAGTGACACGCTTTCTGTCGCAATCAACACGTTGGCCGACCAGTTGCGCGAGTCGGACGAGTTGTGGAAGCAGGATTTGAGTTTCCGTAACCACGTCATCGCCGCTGCTGTCCCACCGGTTTTGCTCCAGACCGTCGGAATTGACGCACTTGTCCGCCGGATTCCTGACGCATACTTGAAGGCCATGTTTGCCACCAAGTTGGCCGGCGAGTTTGTCTACACAAGGGGCGTCCACCCTAATCCGGCAACTTTCTTGCAGTTTATCTCCGAGTTGAAGGAGAAGTACGAGAAGGTGTGA
- a CDS encoding uncharacterized protein (BUSCO:EOG092610LQ) — translation MTEYLRTKSPPHINSITHQTSGSLVSEKTNILSTLTSSATSLDIELNKKQRTRNLHIDNSRGHNLKVAQSTMTARRPRSGYEAFEDDSDDEPGPPALSTYAMSLLEKLDVSDTHPRNVGGNGQTQTASGRGRSYEVSVNGTGGKQEGGTEVSNLENSHYRDLGKNSLCSLSRTQQGLLHMKDSSSSRRHPRLKPRLSLGAPRRVSGSKISLEMESNMDNESIKRNKRPLTATRTPIHIRTGCSPVVKRSDRGDMSCSLELEKTPTRMSERRKSMDESELDLLATPEQARRAQVVPKSQEKVKQMQFNVWESNKENEPRSLAIDFSDKGSRNKKGEIGRSGMDRRNSRNSTRSDRSSVLAKELLRQKQRMLAEMSQKSVGERSNRAVREKMDVDPRNGSGGAGRSNILEVNGRQFSIIEQIGKGGSSRVYRAKYTGGKEEEPKGGFNRHDSYAVKVVRLAEHEQSTVDEFKGEVSILQRLHDEERVVKLLDYSTSKKSLMFVMEFGEIDLAHVLASRSGKPFDLEFVRYHTREMIKCVEAVHRAGVVHSDLKPANFVFVRGVLKLIDFGISNQVSDHTVNVYRECQMGTPNYMAPETLIEAGNVWKVGKPADIWSCGCIIYQMCYGKPPYAQYPGSKKIIAITNSQLQITYPRTSPHGGPPVNCLAIDTMRKCLRRDPDRRATAEEVLKMPFLSPKTVTERFMGDLVRNAVKYGAVHPDMSDKKIELLVRNVWRRVNEYC, via the coding sequence ATGACGGAATATCTGAGAACTAAGTCACCGCCTCACATTAATAGCATTACACATCAGACGAGTGGATCATTAGTATCAGAAAAAACGAATATCCTGTCCACGCTGACTTCATCAGCTACATCTTTAGACATCGAATTGAATAAAAAGCAGAGGACGCGAAACTTGCACATTGACAATAGTAGAGGGCACAATTTAAAGGTGGCGCAGTCAACAATGACTGCGAGAAGGCCAAGGTCTGGATATGAGgcatttgaagatgattcagatgatgaaCCCGGTCCACCGGCTTTGAGTACATATGCAATGTCGTTACTGGAAAAATTAGATGTTAGCGACACTCATCCGAGGAATGTTGGTGGAAATGGGCAAACACAAACGGCAAGTGGTCGTGGAAGAAGCTATGAAGTGTCTGTAAATGGCACTGGAGGCAAACAAGAGGGCGGAACCGAAGTTTCGAACCTGGAAAATTCACATTACAGAGATTTAGGCAAGAACAGTCTGTGCTCGCTCTCCAGGACTCAGCAGGGGTTATTACACATGAAAGACAGTTCTAGCAGTAGGCGACATCCAAGGCTGAAGCCACGGTTGAGCTTGGGAGCACCAAGAAGAGTTTCCGGGTCGAAAATATCACTGGAAATGGAATCCAACATGGACAATGAATCGATAAAACGAAATAAACGGCCACTTACTGCCACGCGGACTCCCATACATATTAGAACGGGTTGTTCCCCGGTGGTGAAGCGGAGTGATCGGGGCGATATGTCTTGCAGCCTGGAATTGGAGAAAACACCGACAAGAATGagtgaaagaagaaaatctATGGATGAAAGCGAGTTGGATCTTTTGGCAACTCCGGAACAGGCCAGACGGGCACAGGTTGTGCCGAAATCGCAGGAGAAGGTGAAGCAAATGCAGTTCAATGTGTGGGAGAGCAACAAGGAGAACGAGCCCAGGAGTTTGGCAATAGACTTTTCAGATAAAGGCagtagaaataaaaaaggagaaattggaagaagtGGCATGGACAGAAGAAATAGCAGAAATAGCACACGAAGCGACCGAAGCTCGGTTTTGGCTAAAGAGCTCTTGAGGCAGAAGCAGCGGATGCTTGCCGAAATGAGCCAGAAGTCGGTTGGAGAAAGAAGCAACCGAGCAGTACGAGAAAAGATGGATGTGGACCCCAGAAATGGGTCGGGCGGTGCAGGCAGAAGCAACATTCTGGAGGTGAATGGGAGACAGTTTTCAATTATAGAGCAGATCGGAAAAGGAGGGTCGTCTAGAGTTTATCGTGCGAAATACACGGGAGGGAAGGAAGAGGAGCCGAAAGGTGGCTTTAATCGGCATGATAGCTACGCGGTGAAGGTTGTCCGGCTAGCGGAGCACGAACAGAGCACGGTGGACGAGTTTAAAGGAGAAGTGAGCATACTACAGAGGCTACATGATGAGGAGAGGGTGGTAAAGCTGCTGGATTACTCAACAAGCAAGAAAAGTCTCATGTTTGTGATGGAGTTTGGAGAAATCGATCTTGCACATGTCTTGGCGAGCCGGTCGGGCAAACCGTTCGATTTGGAGTTCGTCCGGTATCACACACGAGAAATGATCAAGTGTGTGGAGGCAGTACATCGGGCAGGAGTGGTGCATTCGGACTTGAAGCCAGCAAATTTCGTGTTTGTGCGAGGAGTGCTGAAGTTGATCGACTTTGGAATCTCAAACCAGGTCTCAGACCACACGGTAAACGTTTACCGAGAGTGTCAGATGGGTACGCCCAACTATATGGCACCAGAAACGTTGATTGAGGCTGGAAACGTGTGGAAAGTCGGCAAGCCGGCCGACATTTGGTCTTGTGGATGCATCATATACCAGATGTGCTACGGCAAACCTCCCTATGCCCAGTATCCGGGCTCCAAGAAGATTATCGCAATCACTAATTCACAGCTTCAAATCACGTATCCGCGTACTTCTCCACATGGAGGGCCGCCTGTTAACTGTCTTGCAATCGATACCATGCGAAAATGCTTGAGACGGGATCCCGACAGGCGGGCAACTGCGGAAGAAGTGCTGAAAATGCCGTTTCTCAGTCCGAAAACGGTCACCGAGCGTTTTATGGGCGATCTGGTCCGGAATGCCGTCAAGTACGGGGCTGTGCACCCGGATATGTCCGACAAGAAGATTGAACTGCTGGTCAGGAATGTCTGGAGGAGAGTGAATGAGTATTGTTGA
- the ARP2 gene encoding Arp2/3 complex subunit, actin nucleation center (BUSCO:EOG09262MEK) yields the protein MIIERFWLHLEAFSAHFTNKTNKIHSVLDQGTGFVKIGRAGQNFPDHTFPSIVGRPILRAEEKTGDVKIKDIMCGDEASSVRSSLQVSYPMENGIIRNWEDMEHLWDYAFYDKMKMDTEGRKILLTEAPLNPLKNREKMCEVMFEKYGFGGVYVAIQAVLALYAQGLSSGVVIDSGDGVTHIVPVYESVVLSHMTKRIDVAGRDVTRNLINLLLRRGYAFNRTADFETVRQIKEKMCYVSYDLAFDEKLSNETTTLVRKFELPDGRLIKIGSERFEAPECLFQPSLVDVEQPGIGEALFNVVQGCEVDIRSTLYKSIVLSGGSSMYPGLPSRLERELKQQWLAKVLHGDPARLPKFKVRIEDPPRRKYMVFIGGAVLANIMADKDHMWVSKAEWDEQGARSLSKFAPQ from the coding sequence ATGATTATAGAACGTTTCTGGTTGCATTTGGAGGCATTTTCAGCACACTTTACTAACAAAACCAACAAAATTCATTCAGTTCTTGATCAAGGTACAGGATTTGTGAAAATCGGCCGGGCAGGCCAGAATTTCCCCGATCACACGTTTCCCTCAATAGTGGGCCGGCCGATACTCCGGGCAGAGGAAAAAACAGGTGATGTGAAGATTAAAGACATCATGTGTGGAGATGAGGCATCAAGTGTGAGGTCATCTTTGCAAGTGTCGTATCCGATGGAAAACGGCATAATCCGGAACTGGGAGGACATGGAGCACTTGTGGGACTATGCGTTTTACGAtaagatgaagatggacACGGAGGGCCGGAAAATCTTGCTGACCGAGGCACCGTTGAACCCATTGAAGAACAGAGAGAAAATGTGCGAGGTGATGTTTGAAAAGTACGGGTTTGGAGGAGTTTACGTGGCGATCCAGGCTGTTTTGGCATTGTATGCGCAGGGTTTGTCATCGGGAGTGGTGATAGACTCGGGTGACGGTGTGACGCATATCGTTCCGGTGTATGAGTCGGTCGTTTTGAGTCACATGACGAAAAGAATCGATGTTGCCGGCCGAGATGTGACGAGAAACTTGATCAATCTCTTGCTTAGAAGGGGGTACGCATTCAACAGGACGGCGGACTTCGAGACTGTCCGCCAGATCAAGGAGAAGATGTGCTATGTGTCGTACGATTTGGCGTTTGACGAAAAATTGAGTAATGAGACAACAACTCTGGTTCGGAAATTCGAACTTCCGGACGGCCGGCTCATAAAGATCGGATCTGAGCGGTTTGAGGCACCCGAGTGCCTTTTCCAGCCCTCGCTTGTGGATGTGGAGCAGCCGGGAATCGGCGAGGCGCTCTTCAATGtggtgcaaggatgtgAAGTCGACATCCGCTCGACCCTTTACAAGTCGATTGTTTTGAGTGGAGGATCCTCGATGTATCCCGGTCTCCCATCGCGGTTGGAGCGCGAACTCAAGCAGCAGTGGCTTGCCAAAGTTCTCCACGGGGATCCGGCTCGTTTGCCAAAGTTTAAAGTGCGGATTGAGGATCCTCCTAGGAGAAAATACATGGTTTTCATTGGAGGAGCTGTTTTGGCCAATATTATGGCCGACAAGGATCACATGTGGGTTAGTAAGGCAGAGTGGGATGAGCAGGGTGCTCGTTCGCTATCGAAGTTTGCTCCTCAGTGA
- a CDS encoding uncharacterized protein (BUSCO:EOG09262IP2): MSVSPSVSSALTVSTSSSSASSSRTNSCIYIHHHCKNPKPLNVADAHIVYEGNVADTKDIALPFNDGDINEISIDIGGSLAKLCYAIRDDSGQGVRFCFFSIETDRIEEFITVIKQVLAKYYGHNPEKGAINGNLVLIATGGGAYKFYDKLNTSLQCKVQKEDEMQCLIIGLDFFVTEIRREVFYFDESAHRYIDVQMAEDPVTCTPIVQDQYPYLLVNIGSGVSMVKVTGPGPDSFVRVGGSSLGGGTLWGLLSILTDCKTFDEMLEMAARGKNENVDLLVGDIYGRSYNNIGLKASHIASSMGKVYKNVFEDESGKNMDRAHRLDKFHQEDIARSLLYAVSNNIGQIAYLQAQRYNLKKIYFAGSYIRNHYQTIRTLSYAIDFWSQGTKKAYFLRHEGYLGSMGAFLMRRAE; encoded by the coding sequence atgtcGGTGTCTCCTTCAGTATCATCAGCATTAACAGTGTCAACAAGCAGCTCATCAGCCTCGAGTTCACGCACAAACAGCTGCATCTAcattcatcatcattgCAAGAACCCGAAACCGTTGAATGTGGCTGATGCACACATCGTATACGAGGGAAATGTGGCTGACACCAAGGATATTGCTCTCCCGTTTAACGACGGCGACATCAACGAAATTTCAATTGATATCGGGGGGTCCTTGGCAAAGCTGTGCTACGCTATACGAGACGACTCGGGGCAGGGGGTGcgattttgctttttcagCATTGAAACAGACCGGATCGAGGAATTTATCACGGTGATCAAGCAGGTTTTGGCCAAATACTACGGGCACAACCCGGAAAAAGGTGCAATAAACGGCAATCTGGTGCTCATAGCGACCGGCGGCGGTGCATACAAGTTTTACGACAAGTTGAACACAAGCTTGCAGTGCAAAgtgcagaaagaagacGAGATGCAGTGTCTTATCATTGGGCTTGATTTCTTCGTCACGGAAATCCGCCGTGAGGTTTTCTACTTCGATGAGTCGGCCCACCGGTATATCGACGTGCAGATGGCCGAGGATCCGGTCACGTGCACGCCGATCGTCCAGGACCAGTACCCGTATCTCTTGGTAAACATCGGATCGGGTGTTTCGATGGTGAAAGTGACGGGACCCGGTCCGGACAGCTTTGTTCGGGTTGGCGGCTCATCTTTGGGCGGTGGCACGCTTTGGGGGcttctttccattcttACAGACTGCAAAACGTTTGACGAGATGCTTGAGATGGCAGCCCGCGGCAAAAACGAGAATGTAGACCTTCTGGTGGGTGACATATACGGCCGATCGTACAACAACATCGGGTTGAAAGCCAGCCACATTGCCAGCAGCATGGGGAAAGTGTACAAGAATGTTTTTGAGGATGAAAGCGGGAAGAATATGGACAGGGCGCACCGCCTGGACAAATTCCACCAGGAGGACATAGCAAGGTCTCTTCTCTACGCTGTTTCCAACAACATTGGCCAGATTGCCTACCTGCAAGCCCAGCGGTACAACCTCAAAAAGATATACTTCGCCGGTTCTTACATCCGCAACCACTACCAGACAATTCGCACTTTAAGCTACGCTATCGACTTCTGGTCCCAGGGGACTAAGAAGGCCTATTTTCTTCGCCATGAGGGCTACTTGGGCAGCATGGGTGCTTTTCTCATGCGGCGGGCCGAGTAG